One window from the genome of Paenibacillus azoreducens encodes:
- the lon gene encoding endopeptidase La translates to MGLNKAKGRRFPLLPLRGLLVYPSMVLHLDVGREKSVKALEKAMVEDNLILLCSQSEVNIEEPTHDDIFRIGTVANVRQMLKLPNGTIRVLVEGMERAEVIQYTDNEEYYEVLARELHEEDSDNPEVDALMRTVLSQFEHYINLSKKVTPETLAAVSDIEEPGRLADVITSHLSLKIKDKQEILETIDVGKRLEKLLDILNNEREVLELERKISQRVKKQMEKTQKEYYLREQMKAIQKELGEKEGRAGEVEELREQMGKQELPEKVKEKVEKEIDRLEKMPGSSAEGGVIRNYVDWLLALPWSKKTEDDLDIHKAEQVLNEDHYSLDEPKERVLEYLAVQQLVKKMKGPILCLVGPPGVGKTSLARSIARSLDRKFVRISLGGVRDEAEIRGHRRTYVGAMPGRIIQGMKTAGAINPVFLLDEIDKMASDFRGDPASALLEVLDPEQNNTFSDHFIEIPFDLSQVMFITTANAIHNIPRPLLDRMEVLNIPGYTELEKLQIAKRYLLPKQKREHGLQEDQLNIGDEALLKVVREYTRESGVRNLEQQVASLCRKAAKRIVSGETGIITIEPGDIKDYLGVPKFRHGVADLEDQIGAVTGLAWTEVGGETLMIEVTVVPGTGKLTLTGKLGDVMKESAQAAFSYTRSKAAELGIDPDFHEKNDIHIHIPEGAIPKDGPSAGITIATALISALTKKHVSKHVAMTGEITLRGRVLPIGGLKEKSLAAHRAGYKKILLPKDNERDLRDIPDSVKNEVEFVPVSHMDQVLRHALVEQTGVH, encoded by the coding sequence ATGGGGCTGAATAAAGCGAAAGGCCGCCGTTTTCCGTTATTGCCTTTGCGAGGCCTTCTAGTCTACCCGAGTATGGTATTGCATCTCGACGTAGGCCGGGAGAAATCGGTCAAGGCCTTGGAAAAAGCGATGGTGGAAGATAATTTAATTCTCCTTTGTTCTCAGTCTGAAGTGAACATAGAAGAACCAACGCATGATGATATTTTTCGCATTGGCACGGTTGCCAATGTAAGGCAAATGCTCAAGCTCCCGAACGGCACGATACGTGTCCTTGTGGAAGGAATGGAACGCGCCGAAGTTATACAGTATACCGACAACGAGGAATATTACGAGGTCCTCGCCCGGGAACTGCATGAAGAGGACAGCGACAACCCGGAAGTGGATGCGCTGATGCGCACGGTACTGAGCCAGTTTGAGCATTACATCAACTTATCCAAAAAGGTGACTCCGGAGACGCTGGCTGCCGTTTCCGATATCGAGGAGCCGGGCCGTCTGGCCGACGTGATCACAAGCCATCTGTCGCTTAAAATTAAGGACAAACAGGAGATTCTGGAGACTATCGATGTTGGCAAACGGCTCGAGAAGCTGCTGGACATCCTGAATAATGAGCGGGAAGTACTTGAGCTGGAACGCAAGATCAGCCAGCGCGTCAAGAAGCAGATGGAGAAGACGCAGAAGGAATATTATTTGCGCGAGCAAATGAAAGCGATCCAGAAAGAGCTGGGCGAGAAGGAAGGGCGCGCAGGGGAAGTTGAAGAACTGCGTGAGCAGATGGGCAAGCAGGAGCTTCCGGAAAAGGTGAAGGAAAAGGTCGAGAAGGAAATCGACCGTCTGGAAAAAATGCCCGGGAGCTCAGCTGAAGGCGGCGTGATCCGCAATTATGTGGATTGGCTGCTCGCGCTTCCTTGGAGCAAAAAAACCGAAGATGACCTGGATATTCATAAAGCCGAACAGGTGCTGAACGAGGATCATTACAGCTTGGACGAACCGAAGGAGCGGGTGCTCGAATATTTGGCCGTGCAGCAGCTGGTCAAAAAAATGAAGGGCCCTATTCTTTGTTTGGTAGGCCCTCCAGGTGTGGGCAAAACCTCGCTCGCGCGTTCCATTGCAAGATCCTTGGACCGGAAGTTCGTCCGCATTTCGCTGGGCGGGGTCCGGGATGAGGCTGAAATTCGCGGTCACCGCCGGACCTATGTCGGAGCGATGCCTGGACGGATTATCCAGGGCATGAAGACTGCGGGGGCTATAAATCCGGTATTCCTGCTCGACGAGATTGATAAAATGGCATCCGATTTCCGGGGCGATCCGGCCTCTGCTTTGCTGGAGGTGCTGGATCCGGAGCAAAACAATACGTTCAGCGACCATTTTATCGAAATCCCGTTTGACCTGTCTCAGGTGATGTTTATTACGACTGCCAACGCGATCCACAACATTCCGCGTCCTCTGCTCGACCGTATGGAAGTGCTGAATATTCCGGGCTACACGGAGCTGGAAAAGCTGCAAATCGCCAAGCGATATCTGCTTCCGAAGCAGAAGCGGGAGCACGGACTGCAGGAGGATCAGCTGAATATCGGCGACGAAGCATTGCTTAAAGTGGTGCGGGAATATACCCGCGAGTCGGGCGTCCGTAATCTGGAGCAGCAGGTAGCGTCGTTGTGCCGCAAAGCGGCGAAGCGGATCGTTTCCGGCGAGACTGGCATAATAACGATCGAGCCAGGGGACATCAAGGATTATCTCGGGGTTCCTAAGTTTCGGCATGGCGTGGCTGATCTGGAAGACCAGATTGGCGCCGTTACTGGTCTGGCCTGGACCGAAGTAGGCGGAGAAACGCTGATGATCGAGGTTACTGTCGTTCCGGGCACGGGCAAGCTGACGCTCACCGGTAAGCTAGGCGATGTAATGAAGGAGTCCGCGCAGGCCGCATTCAGTTATACGCGCAGCAAGGCGGCGGAGCTCGGCATCGATCCTGATTTCCATGAGAAAAACGACATCCATATTCATATTCCGGAGGGCGCCATTCCGAAAGACGGCCCATCGGCCGGAATTACGATCGCAACAGCTCTCATTTCGGCTCTTACCAAAAAGCATGTCTCCAAACATGTGGCAATGACCGGAGAAATCACGTTGCGGGGGCGCGTGCTGCCGATTGGCGGCCTGAAGGAAAAATCACTGGCGGCCCATCGTGCAGGCTACAAGAAAATATTGCTCCCCAAAGACAATGAGCGGGATTTGCGCGATATTCCCGACAGCGTCAAAAACGAAGTGGAGTTTGTTCCGGTTTCCCATATGGATCAAGTGCTGAGGCATGCGCTTGTGGAACAGACGGGAGTGCATTAG
- the yihA gene encoding ribosome biogenesis GTP-binding protein YihA/YsxC, producing the protein MKVTQAEFVISAVGPDQYPVDALPEIALAGRSNVGKSSLINRMINRKNLARTSSTPGKTQHLNYYRINEELYFVDLPGYGYAKVSKSQRQVWGKMIEKYLMEREELKLVLLVVDLRHPPTKDDELMYDWLKHYDIPICVVATKADKIPKSRWQKHAKQMKEGLLMRKTDTFVMFSSETGLGKDDLWAQIASEAGLGPAENVKPIPKETEE; encoded by the coding sequence ATGAAAGTTACCCAAGCTGAATTTGTAATCAGTGCCGTTGGTCCTGACCAATATCCTGTGGACGCCTTGCCGGAGATAGCTCTGGCAGGGCGTTCGAATGTGGGAAAATCCTCGCTGATCAACCGCATGATCAATCGTAAGAACTTGGCCAGAACCAGCTCGACGCCGGGCAAAACCCAGCATTTGAACTATTACCGCATTAATGAGGAATTGTATTTTGTTGATTTACCGGGTTACGGTTATGCCAAGGTATCCAAAAGCCAGCGTCAGGTCTGGGGCAAAATGATCGAAAAATATCTGATGGAGCGAGAAGAGCTTAAACTCGTACTGCTCGTTGTGGATCTCCGCCATCCCCCGACCAAAGATGACGAGCTGATGTACGATTGGCTTAAACATTACGACATACCTATTTGCGTGGTCGCTACCAAGGCTGACAAAATTCCGAAAAGCCGCTGGCAAAAGCATGCCAAGCAAATGAAGGAAGGCCTGCTGATGCGTAAAACGGATACTTTTGTGATGTTTTCTTCGGAAACCGGACTTGGCAAAGATGATTTATGGGCACAGATCGCATCCGAGGCCGGTCTGGGGCCGGCAGAGAACGTGAAACCAATCCCAAAAGAAACCGAAGAATAA
- a CDS encoding non-ribosomal peptide synthetase module — protein sequence MAQRLATEYVKATLQMTELQLNQFMRSAECCHMHVIVKVLGSGGQEIVLEDESGEEVHFPLEHKDGLYFCELSCRLVNPRLTNLVRKLFVAAKGEGIVNRIYSGFTMMYYYENGSVRKITEVTPSQSKLVYEYKHTAGELQRVYQLNDVEQEISLLYQDINYWLDERNKAETSEQIARIDEKLRQGAAKWFALEA from the coding sequence ATGGCTCAGCGGTTAGCCACAGAGTATGTTAAAGCCACTTTACAAATGACGGAGCTTCAATTGAACCAGTTTATGCGTTCGGCTGAATGTTGTCACATGCACGTAATCGTGAAGGTGCTGGGCAGCGGAGGACAAGAAATTGTGCTGGAAGACGAAAGCGGTGAGGAGGTTCATTTCCCTCTGGAGCATAAGGATGGCCTGTACTTCTGTGAGTTGTCATGCCGCTTGGTGAACCCTCGACTGACGAATCTGGTGCGCAAGCTGTTTGTAGCCGCCAAAGGCGAAGGCATTGTCAATCGGATTTATAGTGGATTCACAATGATGTATTATTATGAAAACGGCTCTGTCCGTAAGATTACGGAAGTGACCCCGTCTCAAAGCAAGCTGGTATACGAATACAAACATACCGCAGGCGAACTGCAGCGGGTTTATCAGCTGAATGATGTGGAGCAGGAAATTTCCCTGCTTTATCAGGACATCAACTATTGGCTCGATGAACGGAACAAGGCGGAAACGAGCGAGCAAATCGCCCGCATTGACGAAAAGCTGCGGCAGGGCGCCGCAAAATGGTTTGCTTTGGAAGCTTGA
- the speD gene encoding adenosylmethionine decarboxylase: MEYSTFGRHVAVDTWGVDFDMLNDAEFLQAQMVEAAEACGATVMSVQSKQFEPQGATVLVLLSESHLSIHTYPERGFAAIDCYTCGETVDPQLAIDYLVSVLKPEKTYAKKLVRGLGELKVETPEIKQVELI, translated from the coding sequence ATGGAATACTCAACTTTCGGAAGACACGTTGCTGTTGATACTTGGGGAGTCGACTTTGATATGCTGAACGACGCGGAATTTTTGCAAGCTCAAATGGTTGAAGCTGCAGAAGCATGCGGTGCAACAGTTATGTCTGTACAATCCAAGCAGTTTGAACCTCAAGGAGCGACAGTACTTGTTTTGCTGTCGGAAAGCCACCTCTCGATTCATACTTACCCCGAGAGAGGATTTGCAGCGATTGATTGCTACACCTGTGGCGAAACAGTCGATCCACAACTGGCAATTGATTACCTGGTATCCGTATTAAAGCCTGAAAAAACGTATGCCAAGAAGCTTGTACGCGGTTTGGGTGAATTGAAGGTGGAGACGCCTGAGATCAAACAGGTCGAGCTGATATAA